From the Exiguobacterium marinum DSM 16307 genome, the window GCTGTATCGAAATGGTCAGACACTAGGTGACCGTATCGTTGGAATCAAGGTCGTGAGTGCAGATGGACGTCCGCTTTCCTTTGAGCAAGTCATCAAACGGACGCTGTATAAAGATGTCGTCTATCCGGCGACGCTCGGGATTCCCTTAATTCGGGCACTCCAACAGATGAAGTCAAACAAGGACCTCGAGTTGCCGCATGACGAATTCGCCCATACGAAATTGATTTCGACGAAGTGAAGAGAGGCAGGGCGACCGCGTGTCGCTCTGTTTTTTCGTCTCATTCAGACGGCTAGCAGTCGGCTAGGAATAGGGGCAAAAAATAAGGTATAATGAGATTGGACAAAAATGAACGACCATTGGAGGATCTTTAGTTATGACAAAAATCGCATGGATTACCGACAGCATGGCCAACTTCTCCCAAGAAGAAGCAGCACGACTCGGTGTAGATATCGTTCCGATTCAGTTGATTGTGGACGGTAACGGCTATAGTGAAACAAATCTCTCGCTTGAAGACTTACATCGGTATATGATTGACCAAAAGAAAGAAGCGAAGACGTCACAACCGATTTTCGGAGATTTCATTGGGCGCTATGAGCGCTTAAAAGAGGAAGGGTACGATTGTGCCATCGCCGTCCATTGTTCGAACGGATTGAGCAGCACAGCGAAAAACTCAAAAGCAGCGGCAGAAGCGGCTGACTTCAAAGTATATACGATCGACTCGCATGCTGCGCTCGAAGCGCAACAAGAACTCGTCCGAATCGGTAAGGCCGCCGAACAAGAAGGCAAGTCGGTCGAAGAGATCGTCGCACTGCTCGAGGCATGGCGCGACAAGAAGAACTTCTTCATGATTATCGGCAACATGGAAACGATGCGCCGGGGCGGTCGAGTTTCTTCCGGAGAGATGTTCCTTGCGAACATCTTGAACATCAAACCGATTATCACGCTCGATGAGACAGGAAAAGTCATTCCGTTTAAAAAGGCACGTTCGTTGAAGAAGGCGTATGCGGAGATGGTCGGCGAACTCGAACGTCGTCATGCGGAGAACGGTGTGAAGGATAACCGTGTATTCGTCCAGACGGCACTCTCACCAAAGATGCAAGACGACTTTGTCGCGCTCATCGAGTCGAAATTACCGGGTCTCGAAGTGGTGCGGACACGATTCTGTCCATCCATCGCGGTACATGCCGGCTTTGAAACTGTCGGTGTCTTGTGGCTCGACGCTTAACAAATAGGAGGAATGCAAGATGGAAGCAATGACAACCTTGACTGGATTGAATGAACGGATTGCGGGCGTGGAACAACTGCTCGTCTATGTCTCTCATCCAGGGTGCAGTGTCTGTCATGCGCTGAAACCTCAAATCGAAGAGATGCTCCAACAGTTCCCTGAAATCGAATCAGTCGCGGTGGATTCGGACGAAGTCCCTGAAATAGCAGGAACTTTCTCCATTTTCACCGTACCGGTCGTCCTCTTTTTCATCAATGGGAAAGAGATGCTGCGCCGGGCACGATTCGTCCCAATCGGTGAACTGACGCATCAACTCGAACGTATGCAAGAAATGAGACAAGCATGAACATGAACCTTCATCCATTCATCGGATGAAGGTTTTTTAGTGAGGTGAAAATATTGAAAATAAAAAACGGAGCACCGTTAACGGCACTCCGACAGGTTATTCTGCTGCTTGCGGCACGAGGTAAATCAAGCCGAACGGGTTATGCAACAAGTTGTCAATCGTCGTCCGCTCGTCTTCGCCCATTTCGACCGTGAAGGCACGACCGTCTTCGAAAGCGAATCGGTCACCATCACCGAACATCGTTCCTCCTGAGATGAGATGGAAGTTGAACGAGTGAATCACGTGGATGGCATCTTCAATATCGAGTGTCATCGGCACGGCCACATCTGCATGACCGAACGCTTTCATTCCCCATGACATATAGGCGTTCTCTTCTTCCGTGATTGCGGTGAGGAGTGAATAGTCGAGCGCGAGATCTTCTTCTTTTGACTCCTGCCATTCTTCTTTTGAGTAGGCGACGCCGGCCGATTCGACCATGACACCGAGCCCGCCTGCGTTTAACACGGCGTTCGCGGCTCGACGTGCCGCAGCGACGTCTGTCAAATCGTTGACGTCGACAATCAAGTAGACGACGTGCGTGTGACGTGCGAGTCCTTTCGCGATTTTCGGTGTGAACCCGCCGGAGCTGGCGTGAATCATTGCCTCGGCTAGAGCAGGGTCACGTTCTACGGCTTCTACGGTGAACGCTTTTCCTGTTTCGTCTTCAAGCAACAGCAGACCGGCCATTGTGTAGCCTTCACTATGTAAACTGATTTGTTCGCTTACGCCTTCTACGGAAGACCAGTTTCCGGGAATGGCGAGCATAACTTGTGTACGATTCATGTCAATCATCCTTTTCTGCAAAAAGTCAGACCCCTCCTCAAGAGAGGTCTGGTCTATCCTCTATTATGCCCTATTTTGGCATAAATTATTCTTGATATGACTTTAATACTTCCTGAAGTGGGATTTGATCGATCTTCCGTCGGCTGACGAACGTGCTCATGAAGAAGAGGAGAGCGACCGCGCCAAGCGTGTAGACGATATAAATCCATTCGAATTCAAGCGGAAGAACGAGCCCGTAATCTTCTGCGAAAACGACGATGATGACTCGGAGTGTCAACAGGGCAATCGGAATACTCAAGAGAGCAGAGACGAGTGCGTAGATGAAGTAGCTGTTCAAAATCATCGAGCGGACTTCTCGTTTCTGATACCCCATCACTTTTAAAAGCGAGATCACGTAGTAGTTCTTCTCGACCGTGAGCGCCGTCAGAACGAACAGGATACTGAAGGCGATGAGGGATGCTCCGCCGATTAAGACGTTCATCATGAAGTTCATATATTGATTGATCGACTCGGACTGCTCAATCAATCCTTGGCGGGACAAAATGGTCGGATAATCCGACTC encodes:
- a CDS encoding RDD family protein; amino-acid sequence: MITVAVPLWKRAVAGQIDQVVFQTPAKLIEKAIRKKVWPDKEVKRYYFPTVVTMAGEVYCMLYRNGQTLGDRIVGIKVVSADGRPLSFEQVIKRTLYKDVVYPATLGIPLIRALQQMKSNKDLELPHDEFAHTKLISTK
- a CDS encoding DegV family protein, producing the protein MTKIAWITDSMANFSQEEAARLGVDIVPIQLIVDGNGYSETNLSLEDLHRYMIDQKKEAKTSQPIFGDFIGRYERLKEEGYDCAIAVHCSNGLSSTAKNSKAAAEAADFKVYTIDSHAALEAQQELVRIGKAAEQEGKSVEEIVALLEAWRDKKNFFMIIGNMETMRRGGRVSSGEMFLANILNIKPIITLDETGKVIPFKKARSLKKAYAEMVGELERRHAENGVKDNRVFVQTALSPKMQDDFVALIESKLPGLEVVRTRFCPSIAVHAGFETVGVLWLDA
- a CDS encoding thioredoxin family protein; this encodes MEAMTTLTGLNERIAGVEQLLVYVSHPGCSVCHALKPQIEEMLQQFPEIESVAVDSDEVPEIAGTFSIFTVPVVLFFINGKEMLRRARFVPIGELTHQLERMQEMRQA